A region from the Linepithema humile isolate Giens D197 chromosome 1, Lhum_UNIL_v1.0, whole genome shotgun sequence genome encodes:
- the LOC105668517 gene encoding putative nuclease HARBI1, protein MATPDSYRSICEKFNVARATALNAVRKVTKALVKLTPRFITWPEGHRAEEIMRGFAATSAFPRVIGAIDGTHINIKAPHVNPECYVNRKNHHSIHLQAVSDHTGQFIHCLAGHVGSVHDQRVFRLSEINNYLEDAEKFPNDSHILGDAAYTIHEHLMTPFHDNGHLIVRQKNYNFCHSSARISIERAFGLLKGRFRSLLSLLDMERVDLIPEFIISCCVLHNICFLQNDDFPIIEPDILEADNNEQLIYQRRSNNAGYIKRDLICDNLIIQNA, encoded by the exons ATGGCTACTCCAGATTCATATCg atCCATTTGTGAGAAATTTAATGTTGCAAGAGCCACTGCGTTAAATGCTGTAAGAAAAGTGACAAAAGCATTAGTTAAATTAACTCCTCGTTTTATTACATGGCCGGAAGGTCATAGAGCAGAAGAAATTATGAGAGGATTTGCTGCAACTAGCGCTTTTCCTAGAGTAATAGGAGCAATCGACGGcacacatataaatataaaagcacCACATGTCAATCCTGAATGTTacgttaatagaaaaaatcatCATAGTATACATTTACAG GCTGTTAGTGATCATACGGGCCAATTTATTCACTGTCTTGCTGGACATGTTGGTTCTGTACATGACCAAAGAGTGTTTCGTTTatctgaaattaataattacttagAAGACGCAGAAAAATTTCCTAATGATAGCCATATATTGGGCGATGCAGCATACACAATACATGAACACTTAATGACACCATTTCATGATAACGGACATCTCATAGTTAgacaaaagaattataatttttgccaTTCATCTGCCAGAATTTCGATTGAACGAGCATTCGGATTGTTAAAAGGAAGATTTCGAAGTTTGCTATCACTTCTTGATATGGAACGGGTCGACTTAATTCCAGagtttattatttcatgttGTGTTCTGCACAATATCTGTTTCCTGCAAAATGATGACTTTCCTATTATAGAACCAGATATTTTAGAAGCTGACAATAatgaacaattaatttatcaaagaagAAGTAACAATGCAGGCTACATAAAACGAGATCTAATttgtgataatttaataatacaaaatgcgTAA